In Brassica rapa cultivar Chiifu-401-42 chromosome A06, CAAS_Brap_v3.01, whole genome shotgun sequence, a single window of DNA contains:
- the LOC103827674 gene encoding lon protease homolog 2, peroxisomal: MADTVELPSRLAILPFRNKVLLPGAIIRIRCTSHSSVTLVEQELWQKEEKGLIGILPVRDDAEGSSIGTMINPGGGSDSGERSLKFLVGTTDAQKSDAKDQQEVHWHSRGVAARALHLSRGVEKPSGRVTYVVVLEGLSRFNVQELGKRGPYSVARITSLEMTKGELEQVEHDPDFVALSRQFKTTAMELVSVLEQKQKTGGRTKVLLETVPIHKLADIFVASFEMSFEEQLSMLDSVDLKVRLSKATELVDRHLQSIRVAEKITQKVEGQLSKSQKEYLLRQQMRAIKEELGDNDDDEDDVAALERKMQAAGMPSNIWKHAQRELRRLKKMQPQQPGYNSSRVYLELLADLPWEKASEEHELDLKAAKERLDSDHYGLAKVKQRIIEYLAVRKLKPDARGPVLCFVGPPGVGKTSLASSIAAALGRKFVRLSLGGVKDEADIRGHRRTYIGSMPGRLIDGLKRVGVCNPVMLLDEIDKTGSDVRGDPASALLEVLDPEQNKSFNDHYLNVPYDLSKVVFVATANRVQPIPPPLLDRMELIELPGYTQEEKLKIAMRHLIPRVLDQHGLTSEFLKIPEAMVKNIIQRYTREAGVRSLERNLAAVARAAAVMVAEHEQTLPVSKDVQKLASPLLNGRMAEGGEVEMEVIPMGENDHEIGSTFQSPSTLVVDETMLEKILGPPRFDDSEAADRVASAGVSVGLVWTTFGGEVQFVEATSMVGKGELHLTGQLGDVIKESAQLALTWVRARASDFKLALAGDMNVLDGRDIHIHFPAGAVPKDGPSAGVTLVTALVSLFSQKRVRADTAMTGEMTLRGLVLPVGGIKDKILAAHRYGIKRVILPQRNSKDLVEVPAAVLSSLEVILAKRMEDVLENAFEGGCPWRNHSKL; the protein is encoded by the exons ATGGCGGATACCGTCGAGCTACCGAGTCGGTTAGCGATTCTTCCATTCAGGAACAAGGTTCTCTTACCTGGCGCCATCATCCGAATCCGCTGCACTTCTCATAGCAG TGTGACGCTAGTGGAGCAGGAGCTGTGGCAGAAAGAGGAGAAGGGGCTAATTGGTATCCTACCTGTTCGAGATGATGCTGAGGGTTCTTCAATTGGGACGATGATTAATCCAG GTGGTGGAAGTGATTCTGGAGAAAGAAGCTTGAAGTTTCTAGTTGGCACAACAGATGCTCAAAAGTCTGATGCTAAAGATCAGCAGGAAGTTCACTGGCATAGCAG GGGAGTAGCAGCTCGTGCTCTGCATCTTTCGAGAGGGGTGGAGAAACCAAGTGGAAGAGTTACGTATGTAGTTGTCCTTGAAGGCCTGAGTAGGTTTAACGTTCAGGAGCTTGGAAAAAGAGGACCATACTCTGTTGCGCGGATTACATCGCTCGAGATGACTAAGGGAG AGTTGGAGCAAGTGGAACACGATCCAGATTTTGTAGCACTGTCACGCCAGTTTAAGACCACTGCTATGGAGCTGGTTTCCGTGCTTGAGCAG AAACAGAAAACTGGTGGAAGGACAAAAGTTCTTTTGGAGACGGTTCCCATTCATAAACTAGCAGACATATTTGTTGCTAGTTTTGAGATGAGTTTTGAAGAGCAGTTATCTATGCTGGATTCAGTTGACCTTAAAGTTAGACTTTCAAAGGCTACTGAACTAGTTGATCGGCATTTGCAG TCAATTCGTGTGGCAGAGAAGATTACTCAAAAAGTGGAGGGCCAGTTGTCAAAGTCACAGAAGGAGTATCTCTTGCGTCAGCAG ATGAGGGCTATTAAAGAAGAGCTTGGTGACaacgatgatgatgaagatgatgtagCTGCACTTGAAAGAAAGATGCAAGCTGCGGGAATGCCGTCTAACATATGGAAGCATGCTCAAAGGGAATTGAG GAGACTAAAAAAGATGCAACCTCAGCAACCTGGTTATAACAGTTCACGAGTTTACCTGGAGCTTTTGGCCGATCTTCCTTGGGAGAAAGCAAGCGAAGAACATGAGTTGGATCTAAAAGCAGCAAAAGAACGTCTTGACAGTGATCACTATGGTTTAGCCAAGGTCAAGCAACGGATCATTGAATATCTGGCTGTTCGAAAG CTTAAACCGGATGCTAGAGGCCCAGTTTTGTGCTTTGTTGGTCCGCCAGGTGTGGGCAAAACATCTTTGGCATCATCTATTGCGGCTGCGTTGGGTAGAAAATTTGTTCGCCTATCTTTGGGTGGTGTTAAAGATGAAGCTGATATTAGAGGACACAGAAGGACTTACATAGGAAGCATGCCAGGGCGCCTCATTGATGGTTTAAAG AGGGTTGGTGTTTGCAATCCGGTTATGCTGTTGGATGAGATTGACAAAACAGGCTCAGATGTTCGGGGTGATCCAGCTTCGGCACTGCTGGAAGTTTTGGATCCAGAGCAGAACAAATCTTTTAATGATCA CTATCTGAATGTTCCATATGACTTATCGAAGGTGGTTTTCGTTGCCACTGCGAATAGGGTTCAGCCTATTCCACCTCCTCTTTTAGACAGGATGGAGCTAATTGAGTTGCCAGGGTATACGCAAGAGGAAAAGCTGAAGATAGCAATGCGTCATCTGATTCCTCGAGTTCTAGATCAACATGGGCTGACTTCTGAGTTCCTCAAGATTCCGGAG GCTATGGTAAAGAATATAATTCAGAGGTACACAAGGGAAGCCGGTGTTCGTAGTCTGGAAAGAAACTTGGCTGCTGTGGCTCGTGCAGCAGCTGTAATGGTCGCAGAGCATGAACAAACTCTTCCAGTGAGCAAAGATGTGCAGAAACTTGCCTCTCCTCTGCTCAATGGTAGAATGGCCGAGGGAGGCGAAGTGGAAATGGAAGTTATTCCAATGGGTGAAAATGATCATGAGATTGGAAGTACCTTCCAGAGTCCCTCAACTTTGGTGGTGGATGAGACCATGCTTGAAAAAATCCTTGGG CCTCCAAGGTTTGATGACAGTGAAGCAGCTGATCGAGTGGCATCAGCTGGCGTTTCGGTGGGTCTCGTCTGGACTACTTTCGGTGGAGAGGTCCAGTTCGTGGAGGCTACATCCATGGTGGGCAAGGGCGAACTGCATTTGACTGGCCAACTGGGAGATGTTATCAAAGAATCTGCTCAGTTAGCTCTTACATGG GTAAGAGCCCGTGCGTCGGACTTCAAGCTAGCACTTGCAGGAGACATGAATGTTCTTGATGGACGAGACATCCACATTCACTTTCCTGCTGGTGCTGTGCCGAAAGACGGACCTTCAGCGGGAGTGACTTTAGTGACAGCTCTGGTTTCGCTGTTCAGTCAGAAACGAGTGAGGGCAGACACAGCAATGACCGGGGAAATGACACTCAGAGGTCTCGTCCTACCCGTTGGTGGCATCAAAGATAAG ATACTAGCTGCACACCGATATGGTATAAAGAGAGTGATTCTACCGCAGAGGAACTCGAAGGACTTGGTCGAAGTACCCGCTGCTGTACTCTCCAGCCTGGAG GTGATATTGGCAAAGAGAATGGAGGACGTTCTGGAGAATGCATTTGAAGGAGGTTGTCCATGGCGTAACCACTCTAAATTATGA
- the LOC103827675 gene encoding ATP synthase subunit delta', mitochondrial, with protein MLRQASRLLSRSVAAGTSKSATARGFSTEVPSTIDSTFVESWKKVAPNMDPPQTPSSFMKPRPSTASSIPTKLTVNFVLPYASELSGKEVDMVIIPATTGQMGVLPGHVPTIAELKPGIMSVHEGTDVNKYFVSSGFAFLHANSVADIIAVEAVPLENIDPSQVQKGLAEFTQKLAAASTDLEKAEAQIGVEVHSAMNAALTG; from the exons ATGTTGAGACAAGCTTCTCGCCTCCTCTCCCGATCCGTCGCCGCCGGAACCTCTAAATCGGCGACGGCTCGTGGCTTCTCAACGGAAGTTCCGTCGACGATCGATTCGACGTTCGTGGAGTCATGGAAGAAAGTCGCGCCGAACATGGACCCGCCACAGACTCCTTCTTCCTTCATGAAGCCTCGTCCGTCGACTGCCTCTTCGATTCCGACGAAGCTCACCGTCAATTTCGTGCTCCCTTACGCATCTGAGCTTTCCGGGAAAGAG GTCGACATGGTCATTATTCCCGCGACAACAGGACAAATGGGTGTTTTGCCTGGACACGTTCCAACAATCGCTGAGCTGAAACCCGGTATCATGTCCGTTCACGAAGGCACTGACGTGAATAAATACTTCGTGAGCAGTGGATTCGCGTTTCTCCACGCAAATTCCGTGGCTGACATAATCGCGGTTGAGGCCGTGCCGCTTGAGAACATTGACCCCAGCCAAGTGCAAAAGGGTTTAGCTGAGTTCACACAGAAACTTGCTGCTGCCTCAACGGATCTTGAGAAAGCAGAAGCACAGATTGGTGTTGAAGTTCACAGTGCCATGAACGCAGCTCTCACAGGCTAA
- the LOC103827676 gene encoding pentatricopeptide repeat-containing protein At4g38150 encodes MMPSSKAVVFARQMAKKIRATTPFTRFISTGDDNPPEPLPNRPLRGQRSSNSSAKPPQDTLSDHGFLEQFKLGVVHQEEERKPKEETSQPLPPPEDSDEIFKAMKEGGMIPNAVAMLDGLCKDGLVQEAMKLFGSMRDKGTIPEVVIYTAVVEGFCKAHRIDDAKRIFRKMQSSGITPNAFSYGVLVQGLCTCNMLDDAVDFCVEMLESGHSPNVPTFVGLVDALCREKGVEQARSAIDTLNGKGFAVNLKTVKDFMEKTAPFPSLAWEAIFKKKPVEKPF; translated from the coding sequence ATGATGCCCTCCTCGAAAGCCGTCGTCTTTGCGAGGCAGATGGCGAAGAAGATTCGCGCTACGACGCCGTTTACGCGCTTCATCTCAACGGGCGACGACAACCCTCCCGAGCCTTTACCCAACAGACCCTTGCGAGGGCAGAGATCTTCCAACTCCTCCGCTAAGCCTCCGCAAGACACACTCTCTGATCATGGCTTCCTCGAACAGTTCAAGCTTGGTGTAGTCCATCAGGAAGAGGAGCGAAAGCCCAAGGAGGAAACAAGCCAGCCATTACCGCCTCCCGAAGACTCGGATGAGATTTTCAAAGCGATGAAGGAAGGAGGAATGATTCCTAACGCTGTCGCCATGCTTGATGGGCTATGCAAAGATGGGCTTGTGCAGGAAGCGATGAAGCTGTTCGGGTCGATGCGCGACAAGGGTACGATCCCTGAGGTGGTTATCTACACTGCTGTTGTGGAGGGCTTTTGCAAGGCTCATAGAATTGATGACGCTAAGAGGATTTTCAGGAAGATGCAGAGCAGTGGGATTACTCCAAATGCGTTCAGTTATGGTGTCTTGGTTCAGGGATTGTGCACTTGCAACATGCTTGATGATGCTGTTGATTTTTGCGTTGAGATGCTAGAGTCTGGTCACTCTCCCAACGTTCCCACTTTCGTTGGATTGGTTGATGCCTTGTGCAGAGAAAAGGGCGTTGAACAAGCTCGGTCCGCTATTGACACGTTGAACGGGAAAGGATTTGCTGTTAATTTGAAGACCGTTAAGGATTTCATGGAGAAGACGGCGCCGTTTCCGTCCTTGGCTTGGGAAGCCATTTTCAAGAAGAAACCAGTCGAGAAACCTTTCTGA